From a single Phragmites australis chromosome 7, lpPhrAust1.1, whole genome shotgun sequence genomic region:
- the LOC133923730 gene encoding uncharacterized protein LOC133923730, which produces MNSMEKSMAELHGMLKTAEESIKKSSSHVMMVQKDSKKRKRKDKAKTSDEISSSKPKPVGKPKASPAASDTCHHCHKTGHWRRNCKLYLEELKKKKGSKTSSSGTEKD; this is translated from the exons atgaacagcatggagaaaagcatggctgaattgcatgggatgctaaaaactgctgaggaaagcattaagaagagctctagtcatgtgatgatggttcaaaaggatagcaagaagagaaagcgcaaggacaaggctaaaacttcggatgagatctcgagttctaagcctaaacctgttggaaagcccaaggctagccctgccgcttctgacacttgccaccactgccataagactggtcattggcggaggaactgcaaattgtacttggaagaactcaaaaagaagaagggaagtaagacttcatcttcag ggactgaaaaggactag